Proteins found in one Methylobacterium sp. CB376 genomic segment:
- a CDS encoding IS110-like element ISMtsp6 family transposase, translating into MGHATEVFVGIDVSKMRNAVAVADGERGGEVRYLGEVDASPESMRRLVRRLAGQHERLHFCYEAGPTGYGLHRLITELGHSCSVVAPSLIPRKPGDRVKTNRRDAVALAKLLRAGELTAVWVPDEGHEAMRDLVRARAAAVESLRVHRQQVSAFMLKHGRVYPRKKGWTMRYLCWLQEQRFDHPAHQIALQELVEAVRIAKERVARIEAAIAEFVPTWSLGPVVRALQTLRGIDLIVAVTFATEVGDISRFESPRQLMGYLGLVPSERSTGDTVRRGGITKAGNGRVRHMLVESAWTYRHPPKVGAKKLYRMEAATPRVREIAWKAQTRLTARYRALIGRGKKATVVCTAIARELVGFMWSVAREARVA; encoded by the coding sequence GTGGGCCATGCTACCGAGGTTTTCGTCGGGATCGACGTGTCCAAGATGCGCAATGCCGTCGCCGTTGCTGATGGCGAGCGTGGAGGCGAGGTCCGCTACCTGGGTGAGGTCGACGCCTCGCCCGAGAGCATGCGCCGGCTGGTGAGGCGCCTGGCAGGCCAGCACGAGCGCCTGCACTTCTGCTACGAGGCGGGGCCGACGGGCTACGGTCTCCACCGCCTCATCACCGAACTCGGCCACTCCTGCTCCGTCGTGGCGCCCTCTCTGATCCCCAGGAAGCCCGGCGACCGGGTCAAGACCAACCGCCGCGATGCGGTGGCGCTCGCCAAGCTCCTGCGCGCCGGCGAGCTCACGGCCGTCTGGGTGCCCGACGAAGGCCATGAGGCGATGCGCGATCTCGTGCGCGCCCGGGCCGCTGCCGTCGAGAGCCTGCGCGTGCATCGCCAGCAGGTCAGTGCCTTCATGCTCAAGCACGGGCGCGTCTATCCCCGCAAGAAGGGCTGGACGATGCGCTATCTTTGCTGGCTGCAGGAGCAGCGCTTCGACCATCCCGCCCACCAGATCGCGCTGCAGGAGCTGGTCGAGGCGGTGCGGATCGCCAAGGAGCGCGTGGCGCGTATCGAGGCGGCCATCGCTGAGTTCGTGCCCACCTGGTCGCTCGGTCCGGTCGTGCGGGCGTTGCAGACCCTGCGCGGCATCGACCTCATCGTCGCTGTCACCTTCGCGACCGAGGTCGGCGACATCAGCCGCTTCGAGAGTCCGCGTCAGCTCATGGGATATCTCGGCCTCGTACCGAGCGAGCGGTCCACCGGCGACACGGTCCGGCGCGGCGGGATCACCAAGGCCGGCAATGGGCGCGTGCGGCACATGCTGGTGGAGAGCGCCTGGACCTACCGTCACCCGCCGAAGGTCGGAGCAAAGAAGCTCTACCGGATGGAAGCCGCGACGCCACGGGTGCGCGAGATCGCCTGGAAGGCCCAGACCCGCCTCACGGCTCGTTACCGGGCGCTGATCGGGCGCGGCAAGAAGGCGACGGTGGTCTGCACGGCGATCGCCCGCGAACTCGTCGGCTTCATGTGGTCGGTCGCCCGGGAGGCGCGGGTCGCCTGA
- a CDS encoding adenylate/guanylate cyclase domain-containing protein yields MRETTADTDRRLAAILVADVVGYSRLMGSDEAGTLKRLKAVRREVIEPAIARALGRLVKTTGDGFIAEFGSSVRAVACAVSIQQAVLRHEANEPENRALRLRMGLNLGDVFVEGDGDLYGDGVNVAARLEPLSEPGGVCLSRAVYDQVRDRLRYPYEDKGKLELKNIARPVGVFAIPASAIPMLATEEQGAGTPSDLQRRSRTAVWVGGGAIVALVAVGLGWSSWRTARTPDATQTIAAKLTGEAKEAPRLSIVVLPFMNLSNDPEQDFFADGITEDLTTDLSHLEGSFVIARNTAFTYKGKAVDVKQVGRDLGVRYVLEGSVRRTGDQVVLNAQLISAETGAHIWADRFEGERSRLGELQVEFVARLARSLDVQLTKAESLRSLLERPNSPTAADLAMRGWAALNRPPSPAHLREAINLFERALQLDQKLTSALVGKARSLSYLVWLRWSTSPSDDLAAADEAITPVLSDAPENAMAHFVKAEILKARKKHELAVPEFETAIAKDRNLAVAYEELGHTKILLGKSTEALPLIEKALRLSPRDPAVNFWLFHMCHAFTHLARDLDAIAWCRKSVAAGPLWLAYIDLSAGYAWTGQKAQAEAAVAELLKLMPGYTVKKWATAGFSDNLDFLVEYQRIVEGLRKAGLQEE; encoded by the coding sequence ATGAGGGAGACCACTGCTGATACGGATCGCAGGCTAGCCGCCATCTTGGTAGCGGATGTGGTCGGCTACAGTCGGTTGATGGGGTCTGACGAGGCCGGAACCCTGAAACGGTTGAAGGCGGTTCGTCGGGAGGTGATCGAACCTGCAATCGCTCGGGCCCTAGGGCGCCTTGTAAAGACCACTGGGGACGGGTTCATCGCGGAGTTCGGGAGTTCGGTTCGCGCGGTCGCCTGTGCGGTATCCATTCAGCAGGCGGTCCTCCGTCACGAGGCCAACGAACCTGAGAACCGAGCACTACGGCTTCGAATGGGGTTGAACCTCGGCGACGTGTTCGTTGAGGGGGACGGGGACCTTTACGGGGACGGCGTGAACGTCGCAGCCCGCCTCGAGCCTCTCTCGGAACCAGGAGGCGTGTGTCTCTCCCGCGCGGTCTACGACCAAGTGCGGGACCGGCTGCGCTACCCGTATGAGGACAAGGGCAAACTCGAACTCAAAAACATCGCAAGGCCAGTAGGGGTGTTCGCGATTCCAGCATCGGCCATCCCCATGCTGGCGACCGAGGAGCAGGGCGCCGGTACACCCTCTGATCTACAGAGACGCTCCAGGACGGCCGTTTGGGTGGGCGGTGGCGCGATCGTAGCCCTGGTGGCTGTTGGGCTTGGCTGGTCGTCTTGGCGAACCGCTCGAACGCCAGACGCGACCCAAACCATCGCCGCGAAGCTGACTGGAGAGGCCAAGGAGGCTCCACGCCTATCGATCGTGGTTCTCCCCTTCATGAACCTCAGCAATGATCCGGAACAGGATTTCTTCGCTGACGGGATCACTGAGGACCTCACCACGGACCTCTCGCACCTCGAAGGCAGCTTCGTCATCGCGCGCAACACCGCCTTCACCTACAAGGGCAAAGCGGTCGACGTGAAGCAGGTAGGACGTGACCTCGGCGTGCGCTACGTGCTGGAGGGTAGTGTCCGTCGCACGGGCGACCAGGTCGTGCTGAATGCACAGCTTATCTCAGCAGAGACCGGGGCCCACATTTGGGCGGACCGCTTCGAGGGGGAGCGCAGCCGCCTTGGCGAGCTACAGGTAGAGTTTGTCGCCCGGCTTGCCCGCTCACTTGATGTGCAACTGACAAAAGCCGAGAGCCTTCGCTCCCTTCTCGAACGGCCCAACAGTCCAACTGCCGCGGATCTGGCCATGAGAGGGTGGGCCGCTCTCAACCGACCTCCCAGCCCTGCACACCTTCGAGAGGCAATTAACCTTTTTGAGCGTGCTCTTCAACTGGATCAGAAACTTACCTCTGCACTAGTAGGTAAGGCACGAAGTTTATCATACCTGGTGTGGCTTCGGTGGAGCACGTCTCCTTCCGATGATTTGGCTGCGGCAGATGAGGCCATCACACCGGTCCTCTCCGATGCACCTGAAAACGCAATGGCTCACTTTGTGAAGGCAGAGATACTGAAAGCGAGGAAGAAACATGAATTGGCAGTGCCTGAGTTCGAAACGGCGATCGCAAAAGATAGAAATCTGGCTGTAGCCTATGAAGAGCTTGGGCACACAAAAATTCTCCTCGGAAAATCAACTGAGGCACTGCCCCTCATTGAGAAAGCTCTTCGATTAAGTCCGCGTGATCCAGCGGTGAATTTCTGGTTGTTCCACATGTGTCATGCTTTTACACACCTCGCTCGCGACCTGGATGCCATTGCCTGGTGCCGCAAATCAGTAGCAGCTGGCCCACTCTGGCTTGCTTATATCGACTTGTCTGCAGGCTACGCTTGGACCGGCCAAAAGGCGCAAGCAGAGGCAGCAGTCGCGGAACTCCTAAAGCTGATGCCCGGCTACACAGTTAAAAAGTGGGCAACAGCGGGCTTTTCTGACAACCTTGATTTTCTCGTTGAGTATCAGAGAATAGTTGAAGGGTTGCGGAAGGCGGGTCTTCAGGAGGAATGA
- a CDS encoding calcium-binding protein has translation MSTIYVTGTQGNDTVDSYIGEWSPLHIETYAGDDAIYGGGGNDTLLGGEGKDTILGGFGNDSVDGGDGDDTITDGGSSLIHTGYDIVFGGSGNDSIWYKNDLDASTFYGGSGNDGITGGSGNDTIYGDDGVYQEAADGTTYNDYIRGGIGNDLIYGGIGNDTIRGSNGEGSDVVYGGAGDDLIEYTYDNSSVTISGDDGNDTIRGGTASDVINGGAGNDGIAGLGGNDILTGGSGSDGFGLRRGDGVDKITDFSSAHDGDVIGIYASDFNLVVGAGLNSDRTLNSDYFELSSAATKTHGEFLFYASPNNTFTLAWDADGRRGGAAQTLATFDNAEGLSASEFLHASDFYVS, from the coding sequence ATGTCCACGATCTACGTTACAGGAACCCAAGGTAACGACACTGTAGACAGCTATATTGGTGAGTGGTCTCCTCTGCATATCGAGACTTATGCAGGTGATGACGCTATCTATGGCGGAGGCGGTAACGATACTTTGTTGGGCGGGGAAGGCAAAGACACCATTCTCGGCGGGTTTGGAAATGACTCTGTCGATGGCGGAGACGGCGACGATACAATCACCGACGGTGGATCGTCCCTGATTCACACCGGGTATGATATAGTCTTCGGTGGATCAGGTAACGACTCAATTTGGTACAAAAACGATTTAGACGCCTCTACGTTCTACGGAGGTTCTGGAAACGATGGTATCACGGGTGGATCAGGCAATGACACCATCTATGGAGATGATGGCGTCTATCAGGAAGCTGCCGACGGTACGACTTACAATGACTACATTCGCGGCGGCATAGGAAATGATCTGATCTACGGCGGAATCGGTAATGATACCATCCGCGGCAGCAACGGAGAAGGGTCTGATGTTGTTTACGGCGGCGCAGGGGACGATCTTATAGAATACACATACGACAATTCGAGCGTGACTATATCTGGAGACGACGGTAATGATACTATAAGAGGCGGGACGGCTAGCGATGTTATCAACGGCGGTGCCGGCAATGATGGTATAGCTGGGCTTGGCGGCAATGATATACTCACAGGTGGAAGCGGATCCGATGGTTTTGGGCTCCGTCGTGGCGATGGTGTTGATAAAATAACAGATTTCTCCTCGGCGCACGATGGGGACGTGATTGGCATATACGCCTCTGACTTTAATCTTGTTGTTGGTGCAGGGCTCAACAGTGACAGGACTCTGAACTCTGACTATTTCGAGTTGAGCTCAGCCGCAACGAAGACACACGGTGAGTTTCTCTTCTATGCCAGTCCAAATAATACGTTCACCTTAGCTTGGGATGCTGATGGAAGAAGAGGCGGGGCTGCGCAGACGCTTGCCACCTTTGACAATGCAGAAGGTCTAAGTGCGAGCGAATTTCTGCACGCATCTGACTTCTACGTATCTTGA
- a CDS encoding transporter — protein MMKNWLVAGAAALTIGMTATASFAQTTTVPGEQVGLAVGAPLPEGVYAINTFRYGMPDNGPVDVGVNIPVLVWSTPVVLGGGRVELALAPPTVFVFGKNGGPNGIRDLSINVGTFIGAIWAFDLGNNFGVSLLGGTYLNELNGDRGVLVNNAGNFVGAPVLGQLASNTYRFGIAGSYTGDGWNLTANLTANIYDSPAKFPGLNTIGFGNTRGPFIISDSLNLDLTATKKFGKFEIGAIGYGTYNFDTRLVSLAAGNRGRFALGGLVGYDFGFATVQVYAARDVAVSVPNSESTEVWGRIIVPLYTAAAAPAPAPAPIIRKY, from the coding sequence ATGATGAAGAACTGGCTTGTAGCCGGCGCGGCCGCGCTCACGATTGGTATGACCGCGACTGCGTCGTTCGCGCAAACGACTACGGTGCCCGGTGAGCAGGTCGGTCTCGCCGTCGGTGCACCGCTGCCCGAGGGTGTGTACGCAATTAATACCTTCCGTTACGGTATGCCGGACAACGGCCCTGTCGACGTCGGTGTTAACATCCCAGTGCTTGTGTGGTCGACCCCGGTCGTCCTCGGCGGCGGTCGCGTCGAACTCGCCCTCGCCCCGCCGACCGTCTTCGTGTTCGGTAAGAACGGCGGCCCGAACGGCATCCGCGACCTGTCGATCAACGTCGGCACATTCATCGGCGCGATCTGGGCCTTCGATCTCGGCAACAACTTCGGCGTCAGCCTGCTCGGCGGTACCTACCTGAACGAGCTGAATGGCGACCGCGGCGTCCTGGTCAACAATGCCGGCAACTTCGTGGGCGCTCCGGTGCTCGGCCAGCTCGCTTCGAACACCTACCGGTTCGGCATCGCGGGCAGCTACACCGGCGACGGCTGGAACCTGACCGCCAACCTGACGGCGAACATCTATGACTCTCCGGCCAAGTTCCCGGGCCTGAATACAATCGGCTTCGGCAATACCCGTGGCCCGTTCATCATCTCCGACTCGCTGAACCTCGACCTGACTGCGACGAAGAAGTTCGGTAAGTTCGAGATTGGTGCGATCGGCTACGGCACCTACAACTTCGATACGCGGTTGGTCAGCCTCGCGGCCGGCAATCGGGGCCGCTTCGCCCTCGGCGGCCTGGTCGGCTACGATTTCGGCTTCGCGACGGTCCAGGTGTACGCTGCCCGCGACGTAGCTGTTTCGGTGCCGAACTCCGAGAGCACCGAAGTGTGGGGCCGCATCATCGTTCCGCTTTATACCGCAGCGGCTGCTCCGGCCCCGGCTCCGGCACCGATCATTCGCAAGTACTGA
- a CDS encoding DNA primase family protein: MVEGAKIFLTVAGKRIDADDYTAGCKNGILDLNRKIIVDSTIIVTKRLGVAFDPAATCPKLMNFLESIFPNDPEKIRFLQRAVGYTLTGWTKAQCLFLLLGQGANGKSTLLKIIRALMGEYGTSIPMSVLMASRSGNDRTDELAGLRGYRFVSAHETEVGQRLSVTKVKLLTGGDPITCQPRKGAPLSYQPSFKLWLAMNDLPEIPPGDEAIWRRVHIITFLVTISEGERNMNLFEELEPELPGILNWALAGLEEFNRVGLKSPASIVDATRAYRRDNDTVGQFIDGACMIDPEARTLMKDLHNVYARWCAVSGLIPLGNVQFGKEMTRLGFDVYSTKSGNGRKGVRLLPKGNEKD; encoded by the coding sequence ATGGTGGAAGGCGCGAAAATATTCCTCACTGTCGCTGGTAAAAGGATTGATGCCGACGATTATACGGCCGGATGCAAGAACGGCATTCTCGACCTGAATAGGAAGATCATTGTCGATTCCACTATTATTGTGACGAAACGGCTCGGAGTAGCATTCGATCCTGCGGCTACCTGCCCCAAGCTCATGAATTTTCTGGAAAGCATCTTCCCGAATGACCCTGAGAAGATCCGATTCCTCCAACGAGCGGTCGGCTACACGCTCACGGGTTGGACAAAGGCGCAGTGTCTCTTCCTGCTGCTTGGGCAAGGAGCGAACGGCAAGTCGACCCTCCTCAAGATCATTCGGGCGCTGATGGGTGAGTACGGAACGTCGATCCCCATGTCAGTCCTGATGGCCTCTCGGTCTGGCAATGACAGGACGGACGAGCTCGCGGGCCTGAGGGGATACCGCTTCGTCTCCGCACACGAAACCGAGGTTGGCCAGAGGCTCTCGGTGACCAAGGTGAAGCTCCTGACTGGTGGCGATCCGATCACCTGCCAACCCCGGAAGGGTGCGCCGCTCTCCTACCAGCCGAGCTTCAAGCTGTGGCTGGCCATGAATGACCTGCCCGAGATCCCACCGGGCGATGAGGCGATCTGGAGGCGCGTCCACATCATTACGTTCCTGGTCACGATCTCAGAGGGCGAGCGGAATATGAACCTGTTCGAAGAGCTTGAGCCTGAACTGCCCGGCATCCTCAACTGGGCTCTGGCTGGTCTCGAGGAGTTCAACAGGGTCGGCTTGAAATCACCTGCATCCATCGTCGATGCCACACGGGCCTACCGGCGCGACAATGACACCGTCGGTCAGTTTATAGACGGTGCTTGCATGATCGACCCAGAGGCAAGAACATTGATGAAAGATCTCCACAATGTTTATGCCAGATGGTGCGCCGTGAGTGGCCTCATCCCACTTGGCAACGTGCAATTTGGTAAAGAGATGACGCGTTTGGGTTTCGACGTGTATTCAACAAAATCTGGGAACGGGCGAAAGGGAGTCAGACTGCTGCCGAAGGGCAATGAGAAGGACTAA